The region GCTTTTTTTATTTTCTTGGAATTATATCAACTGAATTTATCGAATTGACTATTTATAGAATGGTTCGATATTCTCATATAAAAAATTTAGAGGAGGAATAGAAAATGGATAAAATCACAAAAGTAGACATTATTACTAGACCAAGCAAAATTGAAGATCTAAAGATGGCGTTAAATGAGATAGGTATAACAGGGATGACCTTTTCAAATGTACTTGGATGTGGCCTTCAGAAGGGTAAAACAGAGTACTATAGAGGAACAGAATACAGCATTGATTTGTTGCCAAAGGCAAGATTAGAAGTAGTTGTTTGTGAGGTACCTGTAGAACTAGTCATTGAGACTGCTAAGAAAGTACTAAGAACTGGTGAAATTGGTGATGGAAAGATTTTTATTTATCCAGTTGAAAATGTGATAAAGGTTAGAACTGGTGAAGAAGGCGTTAAGGCATTGTAATAATCATAAATGAAACGTCAATGAAACGTCAATGATAGATCAATCGAAGAGTATATGAAAGGAGATTTAATTATATGGATGAATTAAAATTAGTTATGGATACAATTTGGGTACTTATTGCGGCAGCGTTGGTGTTTTTCATGCAAGCTGGGTTTGCAATGGTTGAGACTGGATTTACAAGAGCAAAAAATGCAGGTAACATCATTATGAAGAACTTAATGGATTTTTGTATTGGATCTATTATGTTTTGGGCAGTTGGTTATGGTTTGATGTTTGGAGCAGATTCATTTGGTGGACTTATTGGAAAACCAGGGTTTTTCTTTAGTGGTGATTATACATCATTGATTTTTCAGACAGTGTTTTGTGCTACAGCAGCAACCATCGTGTCTGGTGCTATGGCAGAAAGAACTAAATTTATCGCTTACTTAGCATATAGTTTCTGTATTTCCGTAGTAATTTACCCTGTTACAGGTCATTGGATTTGGGGTGGCGGATGGTTAAGTCGTTTAGCGATAGGTGAGGCAACAGGTTTTGTTGATTTCGCAGGTTCTACAGCGGTTCACTTTGTTGGTGGTATGTGTGCCTTAGTCGGTGCAGCTATCATTGGACCTAGAATCGGTAAATATTCAAAAGATGGTAAATCTCATGCCATACCTGGTCACAGTTTAACCCTTGGAGCACTCGGTGTATTCATCCTTTGGTTTGGATGGTTTGGATTTAATCCAGGATCACAACTTGCAGCTTCTTCAGCTGAAGATGCTTTTGCAATAGGTAAAATCTTTGTTACAACAAATTTAGCAGCGGCAGTTGCAGCAACAGTTACAATGATCATTACATGGATTAGATATAAAAAACCGGATGTATCAATGACATTAAATGGTGCATTAGCAGGATTGGTAGCCATAACTGCTGGATGTGCGGCAGTGACACCGGTTGGTGCAGCATTGATAGGTGTTGTTGCAGGAGGAATGATTGTTGTTGGAATTGAATTTATTGATAAAGTGTTGAAAATTGACGATCCAGTTGGAGCTGTCGGTGTTCATGCAATAAATGGTGCAGTAGGAACATTGCTTGTAGGATTATTTTCAGAAAGCACAGGATTATTCTACGGACATGGATTTGGACAATTAGCAGTTCAAGCAATTGGTGTTGCAGCAGTAGGTGCATTTGTATCTATAGCAGCATTTATCATATTCAAAACAATTGACTTGACAATAGGTTTAAGAGTAAGTGAAAAAGAGGAACTTATCGGACTTGATATTGAAGAGCATGGAATAGAAAGCTATGCAGACTTTGAATTAAGAGGTATTCAAGTTAGATAAGACAGTTCTTACATATGAAAAGATATGAGCTATGAAAATAGTTTATATAGAGAAAGCTTAGGTTTATAGTAGTATTCCTATCCTAAAAGAAGAAAGTAGCCGCAGCTTGTATGTGGCTACTTTCAAGTTGTCGAGAAAAGCATTTTTTCTGGTAGGTGTATTTACTACGGGCAGTAAGTGTTCATTTTTCTGGCCTTACCCTTTGGCCGGTCGGGCGAAAAATGAACACTTACTGCCTTTCGTCGTAATCTAGAAGAAAAAATGCTTTTCTCTCTGATTTGTTAATCGATAAATTATCAACATTGAGAGCGTAAAAGTTTTGAATAAAATTAAAAAGTATTATAGGGGTAAATAAAGCTATCTAGTTAGAAATGTTAAGTTATGATATAATGTAGGAACCAATTAATAGGATTTAGGAGCTTCAAAAGATGAAAGATCATATAATAGATTATACTCAAAAGATATATCCTTTTCACATGCCGGGTCATAAATTAGGAAGAATTGGACCACTCTCTGATGTCAATCTCTATGGATTAGATGTTACAGAAGTTGATGGAATGGATTATTTATATGAAGCTTCAGGTATGATTAAAGAGGCACAGAATCGAGCAAGAGATTTTTATGGTGCAATGGAATCCTTTTTTCTAGTAAATGGTAGTACTGGTGGAATATTGAGTGCAATAAGTACCTGTTGTAGACAAGATGGAAAGATATTAATTAGCAGGAATAGTCATAAATCCGTTTACAATAGCATACTGATAAATAGGCTAGATCCAATATATCTATATCCAGAGTATATTGAAGCTTATGGACTTGTAGGGGGTATTGATCCAAGAACAGTAGAGACAGCATTAAATGAGCATCCAGATATTTCATGTGTTGTCATAACAAGTCCAAGTTATGAAGGATTTACTTCTGATATAGATAGCATTTCAGATATCGTTCATAAGTATAAAAAGTTATTAATTGTTGATGAGGCTCATGGTGCACATTTTAAATTAAGCAATCAATTTCCAAAGTCTGCGTTAGAATGTGGTGCAGATATTGTTATACACAGTCTTCATAAAACGCTACCTGCGTTTACCCAAAGCGCGGTACTTCATGTAAACAATAGCAATGTAAATTTGGAAAAATTAAGGGAGTACTTAAGCATATATCAGACTTCTAGCCCATCCTATATTTTGATGACAGGGATTGATAGTTGTATTAAACTTTTAGAGCAAGACGGGGAAGCATTGGTAGAGACTTATTTAAATAATCTAGAAGTATTTAAGGAAAAGATGAAAGGTCTTAATCACATAAAGCTTATTGGTAAAGAATTTGAAGGACATTATGGAATTAAGGAAGTAGATGTTTCAAAACTAATTTTTGCAGGCAAAAATGTGGACATGAATGGAAAATCCATGGAAAAAGAATTACGAGAAGTTTTTCATCTTCAAGTTGAGATGTCTATGCCAGTTAGTGTTCTTGCTATAACTAGTATTGCAGATGATCTAAATGCTTTTGAAAAATTATATAAAGCATTAGCAAATATAGATATAAAAGAAGAAAATTTAAGTACAAGAAGGGCTTCCAATATAAATAGTTGCTGTAAAGTAGATACACCTTTCTTAACGTCCCAAAAACAACAAGAATGCATTCTTGTTAAAGATGCTGCAAATAGAATTAGTGGACAATTTGTTACGGTATATCCTCCAGGTATTCCTATTTTAATTCCAGGAGAAAGGGTTACAGAGGGTATTATCGGGGATATTAAGGACTATGTTCAAAATGGTATAAAAGTTCTTGGTATTGAAAATGGCCTTATAAAAGTAGTAGTATAAAAAACCATTGCTTGAATTAAGAGATTTCTACGTGTACAATATAAAAGAGGTTGGACATAAACATTTGGAGGTTTAGGATGAAAGGAAAGTTAATTATAATAGAAAGTGGTACTGATGGGAGTGGTAAAGCAACGCAAGCCCAATTACTATACGAAAAAATCAAAGATACCAATCATAATGTAAAAAAAATTACGTTTCCCAATTACGATAGTGATGCTTCTGCTTTGGTTAAAATGTATTTAAAGGGTAGCTTTGGAAGCAATCCTACGGATGTAAATCCTTATATAGCATCTACTTTTTATTCTGTTGATAGATTTGCGTCCTATAAAACAGAATGGGAGGAATTCTATAACGAAGGGGGTATCATAATTGCTGATAGGTATACTACCTCAAATATGGTACATCAAGCTTCCAAGATCACAAATGAATTAGAGCGTGAGGAGTATTTGAATTGGCTATGGGACTTTGAGTTCAATAAATTCAATCTTCCAATTCCAACATGTGTAGTGTTTTTAAATATGCCACCTGAACATACGCAAAGATTAATGGAAAATAGGGCAAATAAATTTACAGGTGAAGCTGAAAAAGATATCCATGAAAAAGACATGGCATACCTTGTTGACTCTTATCACAATGCCCTATATATTGCTGAAAAGTATAATTGGATTATGGTCAATTGCATAGAGGATCATCAAATAAGAACCGTTAATAGTATTCATGAAGACATATATAAAATTGTAAAAGAAGTTATTTAAGCGAATGCTGTAACATTGACATAAAGTTATTTAATATGGTAGAAAAACAAGAAATTCAATTGACAATAGTGTATAATTAAGTTGTTAATGACTATCTATTAATAGATTTTCATTTTAAGACGATATTATGATTAAGGATGGTGGAAAAAGTGAAAATGATTATTACAATTGTTCATGACGAAGATTCACATTTAGTGGTTGAAAAACTCTTTAATGCAGGGTATAGTTCAACTAAGCTTGCAAGCACAGGTGGTCTTCTTA is a window of Firmicutes bacterium HGW-Firmicutes-1 DNA encoding:
- a CDS encoding P-II family nitrogen regulator, giving the protein MDKITKVDIITRPSKIEDLKMALNEIGITGMTFSNVLGCGLQKGKTEYYRGTEYSIDLLPKARLEVVVCEVPVELVIETAKKVLRTGEIGDGKIFIYPVENVIKVRTGEEGVKAL
- a CDS encoding thymidylate kinase yields the protein MKGKLIIIESGTDGSGKATQAQLLYEKIKDTNHNVKKITFPNYDSDASALVKMYLKGSFGSNPTDVNPYIASTFYSVDRFASYKTEWEEFYNEGGIIIADRYTTSNMVHQASKITNELEREEYLNWLWDFEFNKFNLPIPTCVVFLNMPPEHTQRLMENRANKFTGEAEKDIHEKDMAYLVDSYHNALYIAEKYNWIMVNCIEDHQIRTVNSIHEDIYKIVKEVI
- a CDS encoding ammonium transporter, which translates into the protein MDELKLVMDTIWVLIAAALVFFMQAGFAMVETGFTRAKNAGNIIMKNLMDFCIGSIMFWAVGYGLMFGADSFGGLIGKPGFFFSGDYTSLIFQTVFCATAATIVSGAMAERTKFIAYLAYSFCISVVIYPVTGHWIWGGGWLSRLAIGEATGFVDFAGSTAVHFVGGMCALVGAAIIGPRIGKYSKDGKSHAIPGHSLTLGALGVFILWFGWFGFNPGSQLAASSAEDAFAIGKIFVTTNLAAAVAATVTMIITWIRYKKPDVSMTLNGALAGLVAITAGCAAVTPVGAALIGVVAGGMIVVGIEFIDKVLKIDDPVGAVGVHAINGAVGTLLVGLFSESTGLFYGHGFGQLAVQAIGVAAVGAFVSIAAFIIFKTIDLTIGLRVSEKEELIGLDIEEHGIESYADFELRGIQVR